A stretch of DNA from Sulfurovum sp. TSL6:
AGGTGATGTTTCATTAGCAAAAGCAATCAGCTGGATCGATGAAAAATCAAGCAGTGAGCAATCAGTGTACTTCTCATTTGACGGTGATACACCAACAGGTGAACCATCAGTGGATATGCTGACACACTTTATTGTAGAGCCATTTACTCCACACTCACAAGAAGAAGAGTATTATATCTCTGCTACATGTGTAGGTGATGATGATATGCTTTATATGTCTGCCGAAGGTGGAATGGAAGTTGAAGAGGGTTGGGAAGAGAAAGTAACTGAAGTTGCTTTTAAGATCACAGATACTGAAGAGCAGATCGCTGAAAGAATCAGAGCGAATGTTCCTGCTGATGTTGCTGAGAAAGATAAAGCAGCCTTTGCTGAATTTGCTATCGGTTTCTTCAAAGCATATAGAGAATTAAACTTCGCATACCTTGAGATCAACCCTTTTGTAATGCAAGGTAACAAGATCGAGCTTCTTGACATGGTTGCAAAACTAGATGATACTGCCGGATTTATGATGGTAGATGCATGGGGTGATGTTGAGTATCCAACTGCATTCGGTATGGAAGAGAAATCTCCGGAAGTATTGGCTGTGGAAGAAGCAGATGCTAAGACAGGTGCTTCACTTAAGTTGACACTCCTTAAACCAGAAGCTAGAATCTGGACAATGGTTGCCGGTGGTGGTGCTTCAGTTGTTTATGCTGATACTATTGCTGACCTTGCAGGAATCGAAGATCTTGCGAACTACGGTGAGTATTCAGGTGGACCAACAACAGGTGAGACTAAGTTCTATGCAGAAACACTTTTTGATCTTATGACAAGAGAAAAAGATGCACAGGGTAGAGATAAGATCCTTATCATTGGTGGAGCGATCGCTAACTTTACAGATGTTGCTAAAACATTTACAGGTATTATCCAGGCATTTGAAGAGTATGCAGATAAACTAAAAGAAGTTGGTGTAAAGATCTATGTTAGACGTGGTGGACCAAACTACGAAAAAGGTCTTAAAGACATTAAAGAAGCAGCAGATAGACTAGGTCTATGGATAGATGTATACGGACCAGAGACGCACGTAACTGATATCGTTAGAATGGCAGTAGAGGCATAAGGAGAGAAGATGGCACAATTATTTACTAGAGATACACAGGCTATTTTTTGGAACAACAATAAAACAGCGATCCAAAGAATGTTAGACTATGATTACACAATTAAAAGAGAGAAACCTTCAGTAGCAGCAATCGTTGCTCCAACTGCATCTGGAAAATTTGAGAAATTCTTCTATGGTGCAGACGAAGTGATGATCCCTACTTATAAAAGTACTGCAGAAGCAAAAGCTGCTCAGCCTCAAGCTGATGTACTTTTGAACTTTGCATCATTCAGAACAGCATATGATGTAACTATGGAAGCATTGGAGATCGGTGGATTCAACACGATCATGATCACAGCAGAAGGTATCCCTGAGAGACTTGCACGTGGTATGAATCAAGCTGCACGTGAAGCAGGTGTTGTTGTTATCGGACCTGCTACAGTTGGTGGTATCGTTCCTGGTGCATTCAAAATTGCTAACGTTGGTGGTACGATCGAGAACATCGTTAACTCTAAACTTCACAGAGCAGGTTCATGTGGTCTTGTAACAAGATCAGGTGGTCTTTTCAACGAGCTTTCTAACATCATTGCTATCAATGCTGATGGTATTGCAGAAGGTGTAGCGATCGGTGGAGACAGATTTGTTGGTTCAGTATTTATCGACAACCTTCTTAGAATGGAAGAGAACCCAGATGTAAAATACATGATCCTTCTTGGTGAAGTAGGTGGAACAGAAGAGTACAAAGTGATCGATGCTGTTAAATCAGGTAAGATCACTAAACCGATCATTGCATGGTGTATCGGTACGATCGCTAAGTACTATGATTCAGGTGTTCAATTCGGTCATGCAGGTGCATCTGCAAATGCTGAGCGTGAAACAGCTGAAGCGAAAAACAAAGCGATGGCTGAAGCAGGTATTCATGTACCTGCAACATTCAATGACCTTCCTGCAAAGATCAGAGAAGTATTTGAATCTCTTAACATCCCTGCTATTCCTGAGCCGGAGATCAATGTGGTTCCAAAAGTAAGAAGAAGCAAGCAGTTCATCTGTACTATCTCTGATGACAGAGGTGATGAAGCAACTTACGCTGGATTCCCTATCTCTTCAGTGGCAACTCCAGATACTGGTAAAGGTATCGGTGATGTGGTATCACTTCTATGGTTCAAAAAACAGTATCCAGAGTGGGCAACACAGTTCATTGAAACTGTGATGAAAACAGTTGCAGACCATGGTCCAGCTGTATCTGGTGCACACAATGCAAAAGTAACTGCTAGAGCTGGTAAATCAGTAGTTGAAGCACTTGTAACAGGTCTTCTTACGATTGGACCAAGATTTGGTGGTGCGATCGATGGTGCAGCACAGTACTTCAAGCATGCAGATGACAACGACATGACGCCAAAAGAGTTCTTGAACTATATGAAAGGTGAGGGTGTGCCAATTCCAGGAATCGGACACAGAATTAAGTCTCTTAAAAACCCTGACTTGAGAGTTAAAGGACTTATGGACTTCGCAGCTGAGCATTTCCCAGCTACACCACTACTTGACTATGCAAGAACAGTTGAAGCACTAACAACATCTAAGAAAGAGAACCTCATTCTTAACGTTGATGGTACTATCGGTATCCTTATGGTTGATATGTGGAGAGCACTTGGTTACTCTGAAGAAGAGATCAATGAGTTTATCGCTTCAGGTACACTCAATGCATTCTTTATCGTAGGTAGATCTATCGGGTTCATCGGTCATATTCTTGATGAGAAGAGACTTGCTATGCCTATGTATAGACACCCAATGGATGACATCCTTTACGATGTTCCAGTGGCAGAAAAAATCTAATTTTTTTACTTCACAGACTCTTTGACTGAACGGCTTTGTTGCGTTCAGTCAACTACTGTTTAGTAGGACATCTCTCTACACAAATCCTTATAAATCAAAAAAAGTTCAATGTTTTATATATGAGTAAAAATCTCATTTAGATTTTCTAGATCATTCTACGAAAAACAAAAATCTATGTAGAATCTTTCCTTTCCTTTCTATTTTAATCATCTCATTTAGATAAATAAGCATGAAATTTTCTTTTTTTACTAAAAAATAATTTCAATTTTTCAATTTTTTTCTCATTTTAGCATCCTATATATTTCTATTATAAAAGTAATCATATAGGCTAAAATTATACTGATTTC
This window harbors:
- a CDS encoding ATP citrate lyase citrate-binding domain-containing protein; the encoded protein is MAQKAIREYDAKSILAKHWDKYFPDFTYAYQTVMVQNGSELAEAAKENTWLNEKALVAKPDMLFGKRGKNDLVLFKDAKPGDVSLAKAISWIDEKSSSEQSVYFSFDGDTPTGEPSVDMLTHFIVEPFTPHSQEEEYYISATCVGDDDMLYMSAEGGMEVEEGWEEKVTEVAFKITDTEEQIAERIRANVPADVAEKDKAAFAEFAIGFFKAYRELNFAYLEINPFVMQGNKIELLDMVAKLDDTAGFMMVDAWGDVEYPTAFGMEEKSPEVLAVEEADAKTGASLKLTLLKPEARIWTMVAGGGASVVYADTIADLAGIEDLANYGEYSGGPTTGETKFYAETLFDLMTREKDAQGRDKILIIGGAIANFTDVAKTFTGIIQAFEEYADKLKEVGVKIYVRRGGPNYEKGLKDIKEAADRLGLWIDVYGPETHVTDIVRMAVEA
- a CDS encoding citrate/2-methylcitrate synthase, which translates into the protein MAQLFTRDTQAIFWNNNKTAIQRMLDYDYTIKREKPSVAAIVAPTASGKFEKFFYGADEVMIPTYKSTAEAKAAQPQADVLLNFASFRTAYDVTMEALEIGGFNTIMITAEGIPERLARGMNQAAREAGVVVIGPATVGGIVPGAFKIANVGGTIENIVNSKLHRAGSCGLVTRSGGLFNELSNIIAINADGIAEGVAIGGDRFVGSVFIDNLLRMEENPDVKYMILLGEVGGTEEYKVIDAVKSGKITKPIIAWCIGTIAKYYDSGVQFGHAGASANAERETAEAKNKAMAEAGIHVPATFNDLPAKIREVFESLNIPAIPEPEINVVPKVRRSKQFICTISDDRGDEATYAGFPISSVATPDTGKGIGDVVSLLWFKKQYPEWATQFIETVMKTVADHGPAVSGAHNAKVTARAGKSVVEALVTGLLTIGPRFGGAIDGAAQYFKHADDNDMTPKEFLNYMKGEGVPIPGIGHRIKSLKNPDLRVKGLMDFAAEHFPATPLLDYARTVEALTTSKKENLILNVDGTIGILMVDMWRALGYSEEEINEFIASGTLNAFFIVGRSIGFIGHILDEKRLAMPMYRHPMDDILYDVPVAEKI